The Lycium ferocissimum isolate CSIRO_LF1 chromosome 10, AGI_CSIRO_Lferr_CH_V1, whole genome shotgun sequence genome window below encodes:
- the LOC132035460 gene encoding probable serine/threonine-protein kinase PBL16 isoform X2, whose product MDHTKMPSNPEEVEDLRRSSANNPLIAFSFDELKIMTGNFRQDYMLGGGGFGNVYKGFITEDLREGFQPITVAVKVHDGDNSYQGHREWLAEVIFLGQLSHTNLVKLIGYCCEADHRVLIYEYMARGSVENNLFSRVLLPLPWSIRMKIAFGAAKGLAFLHEAEKPVIYRDFKTSNILLDPDYNAKLSDFGLAKDGPVGDKSHVSTRIMGTYGYAAPEYIMTGHLTPRSDVYSFGVVLLELLTGRKSLDKTKPAREQNLTDWALPLLREKKKLLNIIDPRLDGDYPIKAVHKAAMLAYHCLNRNPKARPLMRDIVDSLEPLQIPDEVPTSEKLTLTVITDTPNGVIKEKVQTST is encoded by the exons AATGACCGGCAACTTTAGACAAGATTACATGCTTGGTGGAGGAGGATTTGGAAATGTTTATAAAGGATTTATTACTGAAGATTTGAGGGAAGGATTCCAACCAATTACCGTAGCTGTTAAGGTTCATGATGGAGATAACAGTTATCAGGGCCATAGGGAATGGCTG GCTGAAGTGATATTTCTGGGCCAACTTTCGCATACAAATTTAGTAAAGTTGATCGGTTACTGCTGCGAAGCTGATCATCGGGTTCTTATATACGAGTACATGGCTCGGGGAAGTGTTGAAAACAATTTGTTCTCGA GAGTATTGCTTCCTCTTCCATGGTCCATTAGAATGAAGATTGCCTTTGGCGCAGCTAAAGGACTTGCTTTTCTTCATGAAGCTGAAAAACCTGTTATCTATCGAGATTTTAAGACATCTAATATCCTGTTAGATCCG GACTACAATGCAAAACTCTCTGATTTTGGCCTAGCTAAAGATGGACCAGTTGGAGACAAATCTCATGTTTCTACTCGCATAATGGGAACCTATGGATATGCTGCCCCTGAATATATTATGACAG GTCATTTGACTCCTAGGAGTGATGTTTATAGTTTTGGTGTTGTTCTTCTCGAGCTTCTCACGGGAAGAAAATCACTTGACAAAACTAAACCAGCCCGAGAACAGAATCTTACAGATTGGGCTCTACCATTGcttagagaaaagaaaaaattgctCAATATTATAGATCCAAGACTTGATGGAGATTATCCCATAAAAGCTGTTCATAAGGCTGCAATGCTTGCTTATCATTGCCTAAATCGCAATCCAAAAGCACGACCTTTAATGAGAGACATAGTAGATTCCTTAGAGCCTCTTCAGATACCCGATGAAGTTCCAACAAGTGAGAAGCTTACTTTGACTGTGATTACTGATACACCCAATGGAGTTATCAAAGAGAAGGTGCAAACTTCAACATGA